TCTCCGTTCAGAAAACAGGGCTCCAACTCAGAAGCTCCTCGGGTGGGTCGGAAAGTGACGTCGCCTTCGTCTTCATCCTCGTCCAGCTCCTCTGATTCTGAATCTGATGACGAGGCTGACGTTTCAGAGGTCACTCCTCGAGTGGTGAGCAAAGGCAGAGGGGGGCTTCGAAAACCAGAGGCCTCTCGTTCCTCTGAAAGCAGAGCCCCCCAAGTTACAGTATCAGCAAAAGAGAAAACCTTGCTGCAGAAGCCGCATGCGGACGTCACTGGTCCAGAGAAGCCCCACCAGCCAAAGAAGAAAGGGCCACCTGCTAAGCCATCAGAAGGCAGGGAAGACGCAAGACCAAAAACCACAGTGCCCAGATCTCAAGCAGATGAAGAGTTTTTGAAGCaaagtttaaaggaaaaacaattgCAGGAAACAtttagattaaatgaaatagataAAGAAAGCCAAAAGCCATTCGAAGTTAAAGGACCCTTACCTGTCCACACAAAATCAGGGTCGCCTGTACCACTGAAGGGCAGCCCAGTGCCTACTGTGCTGGCAGAAGAGGCCACAGCAGGGGGGCAGCTGCCAGCCACTCCTCCTGGGGCAGCAGAGGGGCATCTGGAAAAACTCGTGCCAGAGCCCCAGCGCAAGGCGGCCCCTCTCCTACCCAGAAAGGAAACCTCGGGGACACAGGGAATAGAAGGGCACCTGAAG
The DNA window shown above is from Piliocolobus tephrosceles isolate RC106 unplaced genomic scaffold, ASM277652v3 unscaffolded_22456, whole genome shotgun sequence and carries:
- the LOC111534400 gene encoding uncharacterized protein LOC111534400, with protein sequence MVASPSPSGSVLFTDEGVPKFLSRKTLVEFPQKVVSPFRKQGSNSEAPRVGRKVTSPSSSSSSSSSDSESDDEADVSEVTPRVVSKGRGGLRKPEASRSSESRAPQVTVSAKEKTLLQKPHADVTGPEKPHQPKKKGPPAKPSEGREDARPKTTVPRSQADEEFLKQSLKEKQLQETFRLNEIDKESQKPFEVKGPLPVHTKSGSPVPLKGSPVPTVLAEEATAGGQLPATPPGAAEGHLEKLVPEPQRKAAPLLPRKETSGTQGIEGHLKAGEAIVEDQIPPSNLETVPVEHNHGFHEKTASKLEAEGKAMEDAAAPGDDRGGTQGIS